One genomic region from Electrophorus electricus isolate fEleEle1 chromosome 25, fEleEle1.pri, whole genome shotgun sequence encodes:
- the creb1b gene encoding cyclic AMP-responsive element-binding protein 1b yields the protein MTMESGTEAQQGADTAVAETETQHITQAQIATLAQVTVGAGHTTTTGPTVTLVQLPNGQTVQVHGVIQAAQPSVIQSPQVQTVQISTVAESEDSQGSVDSVTDSQKRREILSRRPSYRKILNDLSSDAPGVPRIEEEKSEEDAAPAITTVTVPTPIYQTSSGQYIAITQGGAIQLANNGTDGVQGLQTLTMTNAAAAQPGTTILQYAQTSDGQQILVPSNQVVVQAASGDVQAYQIRTAPASTIAPGVVMASSPALPNQGSAEEATRKREVRLMKNREAARECRRKKKEYVKCLENRVAVLENQNKTLIEELKALKDLYCHKSE from the exons ATGACCATGGAGTCAGGAACCGAGGCCCAGCAGGGTGCAGACACAGCCGTGGCTGAGACTGAGACGCAGCATATCACCCAGGCTCAGATCGCCACGCTCGCCCAG GTGACGGTGGGTGCAGGACATACCACCACTACTGGGCCCACGGTCACCCTGGTGCAGCTGCCCAACGGCCAGACGGTGCAGGTACACGGGGTGATACAGGCAGCCCAGCCCTCTGTCATCCAGTCCCCGCAGGTGCAGACAGTCCAG ATTTCTACAGTAGCAGAGAGTGAGGACTCGCAGGGGTCTGTGGACAGCGTGACTGACTCTCAGAAGCGCAGGGAGATCCTCTCCAGACGTCCGTCTTACAG GAAGATCCTGAATGACTTGTCGTCGGACGCCCCAGGAGTGCCGCGAATCGAAGAGGAGAAGTCCGAGGAAGACGCGGCGCCTGCCATCACAACCGTTACTGTGCCGACTCCCATTTACCAGACCAGCAGTGGCCAGTACA TTGCTATCACGCAGGGTGGTGCCATCCAGCTGGCCAATAACGGCACGGACGGCGTGCAGGGGCTGCAGACCCTCACCATGACCAACGCGGCGGCCGCCCAGCCGGGCACCACCATCCTGCAGTACGCCCAGACCAGCGACGGGCAGCAGATCCTGGTCCCTAGCAACCAGGTGGTGGTGCAAG CCGCCTCGGGAGACGTTCAGGCGTACCAGATCCGCACTGCGCCAGCGAGCACCATCGCTCCGGGCGTGGTCATGGCGTCATCGCCTGCCCTTCCCAACCAGGGAAGCGCTGAAGAAGCCACACGCAAGAGGGAGGTGCGGCTCATGAAGAACAG gGAGGCTGCTCGTGAATGCCGTCGGAAGAAGAAGGAATACGTCAAGTGTCTGGAAAATCGTGTCGCTGTTTTGGAGAACCAGAACAAAACTCTCATCGAGGAGCTCAAAGCCCTGAAAGACCTATACTGTCATAAATCTGAGTAA